A genomic region of Phragmites australis chromosome 2, lpPhrAust1.1, whole genome shotgun sequence contains the following coding sequences:
- the LOC133901442 gene encoding probable chromatin-remodeling complex ATPase chain isoform X2: MTEEEEDEEYLKEEEDALAGAGGTRLLSQPSCIKGKMRDYQLAGLNWLIRLYENGINGILADEMGLGKTLQTISLLGYLHEFRGITGPHMVVAPKSTLGNWIKEIQRFCPIIRAVKFLGNPEERNHIRENLLQPGKFDVCVTSFEMAIKEKTALRRFSWRYIIIDEAHRIKNENSLLSKTMRLYNTNYRLLITGTPLQNNLHELWSLLNFLLPEIFSSAETFDEWFQISGENDQHEVVQQLHKVLRPFLLRRLKSDVEKGLPPKKETILKVGMSQMQKQYYRALLQKDLEVINAGGERKRLLNIAMQLRKCCNHPYLFQGAEPGPPYTTGEHLIENAGKMVLLDKLLPKLKERDSRVLIFSQMTRLLDILEDYLMYKGYQYCRIDGNTGGEDRDASIDAFNKPGSEKFVFLLSTRAGGLGINLATADVVVLYDSDWNPQADLQAQDRAHRIGQKKEVQVFRFCTEYTIEEKVIERAYKKLALDALVIQQGRLAEQKTVNKDDLLQMVRFGAEMVFSSKDSTITDEDIDRIIAKGEETTAELDAKMKKFTEDAIKFKMDDTAELYDFDDEKDENKVDFKKLVSDNWIEPPRRERKRNYSESEYFKQALRQGAPAKPREPRIPRMPHLHDFQFFNNQRLNELYEKEVLYLMQANQKKDTIDGEDEDQLEPLTAEEQEEKEQLLEEGFASWTRRDFNTFIRACEKYGRNDIKSIASEMEGKTEEEVQRYAKVFKERYKELSDYDRIIKNIERGEARISRKDEIMRAIGKKLDRYKNPWLELKIQYGQNKGKFYNEECDRFMLCMVHKLGYGNWDELKAAFRMSPLFRFDWFVKSRTTQELARRCDTLIRLVEKENQEYDEQERQARKEKRLAKNMTPTKRAAVRNSEGETTPSNSLKRRRQSLMDDYVGSGRRKRG; the protein is encoded by the exons ATGacagaagaagaggaagatgaagaatacCTCAAAGAAGAGGAGGACGCCCTTGCTGGTGCAGGCGGAACACGTTTGCTTTCGCAGCCTTCAT GCATAAAGGGAAAAATGCGAGATTACCAACTAGCTGGACTTAATTGGCTCATACGGTTGTATGAGAATGGTATCAATGGGATATTGGCTGATGAGATG GGCCTTGGGAAAACTCTTCAAACTATTTCACTGCTGGGCTATCTGCATGAATTCAGAGGCATAACTGGTCCTCACATGGTTGTTGCACCGAAGTCCACTCTAGGCAATTGGATTAAGGAAATCCAACGTTTTTGCCCTATTATACGTGCTGTGAAGTTCTTGGGAAATCCAGAAGAGAGG AACCATATAAGGGAAAATTTACTACAGCCAGGAAAATTTGATGTGTGCGTGACTAGTTTTGAAATGGCAATCAAAGAAAAAACTGCATTGAGGCGTTTCAGTTGGCGCTACATTATTATCGATGAAGCTCACCGGATAAAAAATGAGAATTCTCTTCTGTCGAAAACTATGAGGCTTTACAACACTAATTATCGTCTCCTCATCACAGGCACTCCGCTCCAG AATAATCTCCATGAGCTTTGGTCTCTCCTCAACTTCTTGCTGCCTGAAATATTCAGCTCTGCTGAGACCTTTGATGAATGGTTTCAAATTTCCGGGGAAAATGATCAACATGAGGTGGTTCAGCAGCTTCATAAG GTTCTTCGTCCATTTCTTCTTCGGAGGCTTAAATCTGACGTCGAAAAGGGTTTACCTCCAAAGAAGGAAACCATACTTAAAGTTGGAATGTCTCAGATGCAAAAGCAGTACTATCGTGCTCTACTGCAGAAAGATTTAGAGGTTATTAATGCTGGTGGTGAGCGCAAGCGATTGCTTAACATCGCCATGCAGTTGCGCAAGTGTTGCAACCATCCATATTTATTCCAAGGTGCAGAACCTGGTCCGCCTTACACAACTGGTGAACATTTGATTGAGAATGCAG GAAAAATGGTTCTGTTGGATAAATTGCTGCCCAAGCTAAAGGAACGTGACTCCAGAGTGCTTATTTTTTCACAG ATGACCAGGCTTTTGGATATATTGGAAGATTATCTTATGTACAAAGGATATCAGTATTGCCGAATTGATGGAAATACAGGTGGAGAAGATCGTGATGCATCCATTGATGCTTTCAACAAACCAGGAAGTGAGAAGTTTGTTTTCTTGCTTTCAACCAGGGCAGGTGGCCTTGGTATCAACCTGGCCACTGCTGATGTTGTGGTTCTCTATGACAGTGATTG GAATCCACAAGCTGATCTGCAAGCTCAAGACCGTGCACATAGGATAGGGCAAAAGAAAGAAGTTCAAGTTTTCCGTTTTTGCACTGAG TATACTATTGAAGAAAAAGTGATTGAGAGAGCATACAAGAAGCTTGCATTGGATGCTTTGGTTATTCAACAAGGACGATTGGCAGAGCAGAAAA CTGTCAATAAGGATGACCTTCTGCAAATGGTGAGATTTGGTGCTGAAATGGTGTTCAGTTCAAAGGACAGCACCATAACTGATGAGGACATTGACCGTATTATAGCTAAAGGAGAAGAGACAACAGCAGAGCTTGATGCGaaaatgaaaaaattcactGAGGATGCCATCAAATTTAAAATGGATGATA CTGCTGAATTGTATGATTTTGATGACGAGAAG GATGAAAACAAGGTTGATTTCAAGAAACTTGTTAGTGATAACTGGATCGAGCCACcaagaagagaaaggaagagaaa CTACTCTGAGTCTGAGTACTTTAAGCAAGCACTTCGCCAAGGTGCACCAGCAAAGCCTAGGGAACCACGGATTCCAAGAATGCCACACTT GCATGATTTTCAGTTCTTCAACAACCAAAGGCTAAACGAATTGTATGAAAAGGAAGTCCTGTACCTTATG CAAGCAAACCAGAAGAAAGATACCATTGATGGCGAAGATGAAG ATCAGTTGGAGCCTTTGActgcagaggagcaagaagagAAGGAGCAGTTATTAGAAGAG GGTTTTGCATCATGGACGAGGAGAGACTTCAACACATTTATTCGTGCATGTGAGAAATATGGTCGCAATGACATCAAAAGTATAGCCTCTGAAATGGAGGGGAAGACAGAAGAGGAAGTTCAACGTTATGCTAAAGTgttcaaggagagatataagGAACTGAGTG ATTATGATAGAATTATCAAAAACATTGAAAGGGGAGAAGCAAGGATATCCCGTAAGGATGAGATTATGAGAGCCATTGGGAAAAAGTTGGACCGCTACAAGAACCCATGGTTAGAATTGAAAATTCAGTATGGCCAGAATAAAGGGAAGTTCTACAATGAAGAATGTGACCGTTTCATG CTTTGCATGGTGCACAAACTTGGCTATGGAAACTGGGATGAACTGAAAGCTGCCTTTCGCATGTCTCCCTTGTTCCGATTCGATTGGTTTGTGAAGTCCAGAACTACCCAAGAGTTGGCTAGGCGTTGCGACACCCTTATCCGACTTGTTGAGAAGGAGAATCAAGAATATGATGAGCAAGAAAGGCAGGCAAGGAAAGAGAAAAGGCTCGCTAAG aACATGACTCCAACAAAACGAGCAGCAGTAAGGAATTCAGAGGGTGAGACAACTCCATCCAATTCGCTCAAGAGGCGACGGCAGTCCCTTATGGATGATTACGTGGGCTCG GGAAGGCGTAAACGAGGGTGA
- the LOC133903331 gene encoding glycine-rich cell wall structural protein 1.0-like codes for MVRGPVLGAGLWSTVDRTCGPGPVGERIRLLGLFPCGTERQRERRRRRREKGETPEKETTGGGEIPAETAGQSSEGGAARLLELGGARREEHVGGRESGRRRKMEAAPQRAGRSGFTAGRRGRRRRRWLGRRVGAAHTGADGRRADQLRCGARTVAERRGVSQQPARAGAHGGSACGRGQDGSTRCGPSGDERLAVRLDSAGDAAEGHSADGGVALRWRNDGGVTREARVGGGATRSAARTAAVLGGGRARGRGSWRGWRARKGGGRPGR; via the exons ATGGTCCGTGGACCGGTGTTGGGCGCGGGTCtgtggtccaccgtggaccggaCGTGTGGACCGGGGCCGGTGGGGGAAAGGATAAGGCTGCTCGGCCTTTTCCCGTGCGGCACAGAGAGGCagagggagcggcggcggcgccggagggaGAAGGGGGAAACACCGGAGAAAGAGAcgaccggcggcggcgagattCCAGCAGAGACGGCCGGCCAGAGCAGTGAAGGCGGCGCAGCGCGGCTGCTCGAGCTGGGCGGCGCCAGGAGAGAGGAACACGTCGGTGGAAGGGAGTCCGGCCGGCGGAGGAAGATGGAGGCAGCACCG CAGCGAGCAGGGCGGTCGGGCTTCACGGCCGGGCgcagagggcggcggcggcgacggtggctAGGACGGCGTGTCGGCGCGGCGCACACTGGCGCGGACGGGCGGCGCGCTGACCAGCTGCGGTGCGGCGCGCGGACGGTGGCCGAGCGGCGTGGCGTGAGTCAGCAGCCGGCACGCGCGGGTGCGCACGGCGGGAGCGCGTGCGGCCGCGGCCAGGACGGCTCGACGCGGTGCGGGCCGAGCGGCGACGAGCGGCTGGCGGTGCGGCTGGACAGTGCGGGCGACGCAGCCGAGGGGCACAGCGCAGACGGCGGCGTAGCGCTGCGGTGGAGGAACGATGGAGGCGTGACGCGGGAGGCGCGGGTCGGAGGCGGCGCGACCAGGAGTGCGGCGCGCACGGCGGCTGTGCTGGGCGGCGGCCGAGCAAGGGGAAGAGGGAGCTGGAGAGGGTGGCGCGCCCGAAAGGGAGGAGGTCGGCCGGGGCGGTGA
- the LOC133901442 gene encoding probable chromatin-remodeling complex ATPase chain isoform X1, producing the protein MAKPVKYDDDDEISSSAEEEDDQEDQSEADGSGSGEEDEEEAAPPAGEGDGEGQEEEEVDEEEIEAVTTGTGADDEEDAGAAAAGEGDDESQSTEDDEAVAGDNDDGDDTEHSAGVGKREKARLKELQKMKKQKIQEILDTQNAAINADMNNKGKGRLKYLLQQTEIFAHFAKGSQSKEKKPRGRGRHASKMTEEEEDEEYLKEEEDALAGAGGTRLLSQPSCIKGKMRDYQLAGLNWLIRLYENGINGILADEMGLGKTLQTISLLGYLHEFRGITGPHMVVAPKSTLGNWIKEIQRFCPIIRAVKFLGNPEERNHIRENLLQPGKFDVCVTSFEMAIKEKTALRRFSWRYIIIDEAHRIKNENSLLSKTMRLYNTNYRLLITGTPLQNNLHELWSLLNFLLPEIFSSAETFDEWFQISGENDQHEVVQQLHKVLRPFLLRRLKSDVEKGLPPKKETILKVGMSQMQKQYYRALLQKDLEVINAGGERKRLLNIAMQLRKCCNHPYLFQGAEPGPPYTTGEHLIENAGKMVLLDKLLPKLKERDSRVLIFSQMTRLLDILEDYLMYKGYQYCRIDGNTGGEDRDASIDAFNKPGSEKFVFLLSTRAGGLGINLATADVVVLYDSDWNPQADLQAQDRAHRIGQKKEVQVFRFCTEYTIEEKVIERAYKKLALDALVIQQGRLAEQKTVNKDDLLQMVRFGAEMVFSSKDSTITDEDIDRIIAKGEETTAELDAKMKKFTEDAIKFKMDDTAELYDFDDEKDENKVDFKKLVSDNWIEPPRRERKRNYSESEYFKQALRQGAPAKPREPRIPRMPHLHDFQFFNNQRLNELYEKEVLYLMQANQKKDTIDGEDEDQLEPLTAEEQEEKEQLLEEGFASWTRRDFNTFIRACEKYGRNDIKSIASEMEGKTEEEVQRYAKVFKERYKELSDYDRIIKNIERGEARISRKDEIMRAIGKKLDRYKNPWLELKIQYGQNKGKFYNEECDRFMLCMVHKLGYGNWDELKAAFRMSPLFRFDWFVKSRTTQELARRCDTLIRLVEKENQEYDEQERQARKEKRLAKNMTPTKRAAVRNSEGETTPSNSLKRRRQSLMDDYVGSGRRKRG; encoded by the exons ATGGCGAAGCCGGTGAagtacgacgacgacgacgagatCTCGTCCTccgccgaggaggaggatgatcaGGAGGACCAGTCCGAGGCTGACGGGTCCGGATCtggcgaggaggacgaggaggaggcggcgccgcCCGCGGGGGAAGGCGATGGGGAgggacaggaggaggaggaggtcgacgaGGAGGAGATCGAGGCAGTCACCACCGGCACGGGcgccgacgacgaggaggacgccggtgccgccgccgccggggaggGCGACGACGAGTCCCAGTCCACTGAGGACGACGAGGCCGTCGCGGGGGACAACGACGATGGTGACGAT ACTGAACATTCAGCAGGAGTTGGAAAGCGTGAAAAAGCCAGGTTGAAAGAACTtcagaagatgaagaagcagaaaatCCAAGAGATATTGGATACCCAGAATGCTGCCATTAATGCTGACATG AACAATAAAGGGAAAGGACGACTGAAATATCTTCTGCAGCAGACTGAAATATTTGCTCACTTTGCAAAAGGAAGTCAATCAAAAGAGAAAAAGCCACGTGGGAG GGGACGTCATGCATCAAAGATGacagaagaagaggaagatgaagaatacCTCAAAGAAGAGGAGGACGCCCTTGCTGGTGCAGGCGGAACACGTTTGCTTTCGCAGCCTTCAT GCATAAAGGGAAAAATGCGAGATTACCAACTAGCTGGACTTAATTGGCTCATACGGTTGTATGAGAATGGTATCAATGGGATATTGGCTGATGAGATG GGCCTTGGGAAAACTCTTCAAACTATTTCACTGCTGGGCTATCTGCATGAATTCAGAGGCATAACTGGTCCTCACATGGTTGTTGCACCGAAGTCCACTCTAGGCAATTGGATTAAGGAAATCCAACGTTTTTGCCCTATTATACGTGCTGTGAAGTTCTTGGGAAATCCAGAAGAGAGG AACCATATAAGGGAAAATTTACTACAGCCAGGAAAATTTGATGTGTGCGTGACTAGTTTTGAAATGGCAATCAAAGAAAAAACTGCATTGAGGCGTTTCAGTTGGCGCTACATTATTATCGATGAAGCTCACCGGATAAAAAATGAGAATTCTCTTCTGTCGAAAACTATGAGGCTTTACAACACTAATTATCGTCTCCTCATCACAGGCACTCCGCTCCAG AATAATCTCCATGAGCTTTGGTCTCTCCTCAACTTCTTGCTGCCTGAAATATTCAGCTCTGCTGAGACCTTTGATGAATGGTTTCAAATTTCCGGGGAAAATGATCAACATGAGGTGGTTCAGCAGCTTCATAAG GTTCTTCGTCCATTTCTTCTTCGGAGGCTTAAATCTGACGTCGAAAAGGGTTTACCTCCAAAGAAGGAAACCATACTTAAAGTTGGAATGTCTCAGATGCAAAAGCAGTACTATCGTGCTCTACTGCAGAAAGATTTAGAGGTTATTAATGCTGGTGGTGAGCGCAAGCGATTGCTTAACATCGCCATGCAGTTGCGCAAGTGTTGCAACCATCCATATTTATTCCAAGGTGCAGAACCTGGTCCGCCTTACACAACTGGTGAACATTTGATTGAGAATGCAG GAAAAATGGTTCTGTTGGATAAATTGCTGCCCAAGCTAAAGGAACGTGACTCCAGAGTGCTTATTTTTTCACAG ATGACCAGGCTTTTGGATATATTGGAAGATTATCTTATGTACAAAGGATATCAGTATTGCCGAATTGATGGAAATACAGGTGGAGAAGATCGTGATGCATCCATTGATGCTTTCAACAAACCAGGAAGTGAGAAGTTTGTTTTCTTGCTTTCAACCAGGGCAGGTGGCCTTGGTATCAACCTGGCCACTGCTGATGTTGTGGTTCTCTATGACAGTGATTG GAATCCACAAGCTGATCTGCAAGCTCAAGACCGTGCACATAGGATAGGGCAAAAGAAAGAAGTTCAAGTTTTCCGTTTTTGCACTGAG TATACTATTGAAGAAAAAGTGATTGAGAGAGCATACAAGAAGCTTGCATTGGATGCTTTGGTTATTCAACAAGGACGATTGGCAGAGCAGAAAA CTGTCAATAAGGATGACCTTCTGCAAATGGTGAGATTTGGTGCTGAAATGGTGTTCAGTTCAAAGGACAGCACCATAACTGATGAGGACATTGACCGTATTATAGCTAAAGGAGAAGAGACAACAGCAGAGCTTGATGCGaaaatgaaaaaattcactGAGGATGCCATCAAATTTAAAATGGATGATA CTGCTGAATTGTATGATTTTGATGACGAGAAG GATGAAAACAAGGTTGATTTCAAGAAACTTGTTAGTGATAACTGGATCGAGCCACcaagaagagaaaggaagagaaa CTACTCTGAGTCTGAGTACTTTAAGCAAGCACTTCGCCAAGGTGCACCAGCAAAGCCTAGGGAACCACGGATTCCAAGAATGCCACACTT GCATGATTTTCAGTTCTTCAACAACCAAAGGCTAAACGAATTGTATGAAAAGGAAGTCCTGTACCTTATG CAAGCAAACCAGAAGAAAGATACCATTGATGGCGAAGATGAAG ATCAGTTGGAGCCTTTGActgcagaggagcaagaagagAAGGAGCAGTTATTAGAAGAG GGTTTTGCATCATGGACGAGGAGAGACTTCAACACATTTATTCGTGCATGTGAGAAATATGGTCGCAATGACATCAAAAGTATAGCCTCTGAAATGGAGGGGAAGACAGAAGAGGAAGTTCAACGTTATGCTAAAGTgttcaaggagagatataagGAACTGAGTG ATTATGATAGAATTATCAAAAACATTGAAAGGGGAGAAGCAAGGATATCCCGTAAGGATGAGATTATGAGAGCCATTGGGAAAAAGTTGGACCGCTACAAGAACCCATGGTTAGAATTGAAAATTCAGTATGGCCAGAATAAAGGGAAGTTCTACAATGAAGAATGTGACCGTTTCATG CTTTGCATGGTGCACAAACTTGGCTATGGAAACTGGGATGAACTGAAAGCTGCCTTTCGCATGTCTCCCTTGTTCCGATTCGATTGGTTTGTGAAGTCCAGAACTACCCAAGAGTTGGCTAGGCGTTGCGACACCCTTATCCGACTTGTTGAGAAGGAGAATCAAGAATATGATGAGCAAGAAAGGCAGGCAAGGAAAGAGAAAAGGCTCGCTAAG aACATGACTCCAACAAAACGAGCAGCAGTAAGGAATTCAGAGGGTGAGACAACTCCATCCAATTCGCTCAAGAGGCGACGGCAGTCCCTTATGGATGATTACGTGGGCTCG GGAAGGCGTAAACGAGGGTGA